Proteins encoded by one window of Myxococcus guangdongensis:
- the dgt gene encoding dGTP triphosphohydrolase, with translation MGSEPKPVEARVEKAPEGEVSLDERTPYDVDYDRIVFSSEFRCLHDKTQVFPLSTSDYTRTRLTHSIEASCVGRSLGQLAGLGLKAQGVKVEPSHLGTIVAAACLAHDIGNPPFGHSGEAAIQHWVSQRLAKPGEALAGKPSPFTKVEEWRDLESFEGNAQGFRILNRLQSRERRGGLRYTAATLGAMSKYPRPSVLPGGRDASKARVSEKKFGYFQDDHVLALETYRAAGLPEREEGVFSRHPLAFLVEAADDICYAVIDLEDSAKLGLVPTKEACELLDEVLPPSEKSTRPPPAHLETRLAQARARVIGVLIQASKHVFLEHVEQMEEGEWEKPLVSARDDVRVPLDAIKKLTRRKGYESERVLQIESAGFKTLGGLLDMFAQAVVTDTPNREEKKLRQLLPLELFQRPDKPLTSEAIGDALARLSMYQRLLCVTDYISGMTDGFAVALYQRLSGIKLPT, from the coding sequence ATCGTGTTCTCCAGCGAGTTCCGCTGCCTGCACGACAAGACGCAGGTCTTCCCGTTGTCGACGAGCGACTACACGCGCACGCGGCTGACCCACAGCATCGAGGCTTCGTGCGTGGGGCGTTCGTTGGGGCAACTGGCGGGCCTGGGGCTGAAGGCGCAGGGGGTGAAGGTGGAGCCCTCGCACCTGGGCACCATCGTCGCGGCGGCGTGCCTGGCGCATGACATCGGCAACCCGCCCTTCGGTCATTCGGGCGAGGCGGCCATCCAGCACTGGGTCTCGCAGCGGTTGGCGAAGCCGGGCGAGGCGCTCGCGGGCAAGCCGAGTCCCTTCACGAAGGTGGAGGAGTGGCGGGACTTGGAGAGCTTCGAGGGCAACGCGCAGGGCTTCCGCATCCTCAACCGGCTCCAGTCGCGCGAGCGGCGGGGCGGGCTGCGCTACACCGCGGCGACGCTGGGGGCGATGAGCAAGTACCCACGACCGTCGGTGCTCCCGGGCGGACGCGACGCGAGCAAGGCTCGCGTGTCGGAGAAGAAGTTCGGTTACTTCCAGGACGACCACGTGCTGGCGCTGGAGACCTACCGCGCCGCGGGCCTCCCCGAGCGCGAGGAGGGCGTCTTCTCCCGTCACCCGCTGGCCTTCCTCGTCGAGGCGGCCGACGACATCTGCTACGCGGTCATCGACCTGGAGGACTCCGCGAAGCTGGGGCTGGTGCCGACGAAGGAGGCGTGCGAGCTGCTGGACGAGGTGCTCCCTCCCTCCGAGAAGTCGACCCGGCCACCTCCCGCGCACCTGGAGACGCGCCTGGCGCAGGCCCGCGCGCGCGTGATTGGCGTGCTCATCCAGGCGAGCAAGCATGTGTTCCTGGAGCACGTGGAGCAGATGGAGGAGGGCGAGTGGGAGAAGCCGCTCGTCTCCGCGCGGGACGACGTGCGCGTGCCGCTCGACGCCATCAAGAAGCTGACGCGTCGCAAGGGCTACGAGAGCGAGCGCGTGCTGCAGATCGAGAGCGCGGGCTTCAAGACGCTCGGCGGCCTGTTGGACATGTTCGCGCAGGCGGTGGTGACCGACACGCCCAACCGGGAGGAGAAGAAGCTGCGGCAACTGCTCCCCCTGGAGCTGTTCCAGCGTCCGGACAAGCCGCTGACCAGTGAGGCCATCGGCGACGCGCTCGCGCGGCTGTCCATGTACCAGCGGCTCTTGTGCGTCACGGACTACATCTCCGGGATGACGGACGGCTTCGCGGTGGCGCTGTACCAGCGCCTGTCCGGCATCAAGCTGCCGACCTAG
- a CDS encoding VOC family protein, translated as MGLGRTRAVPTLAVTDLKAARRFYGEVLGFDEVKEVSEEGAAMYRVGGDSLLLVYERPTPSGSTATACSFAVEDVEATVDELRQAGVKLEDYDIPEMGIQTKNGVASMGDFKSAWFKDPSGNILAIDDSFAQMERRGRQTRTNAPSEGLHA; from the coding sequence ATGGGACTGGGAAGAACGAGGGCGGTACCCACCCTGGCGGTGACGGACCTGAAGGCGGCCCGACGCTTCTACGGCGAGGTGCTCGGGTTCGACGAGGTCAAGGAGGTCTCGGAGGAAGGCGCGGCCATGTACCGCGTGGGCGGTGACTCGCTCCTGCTCGTCTACGAGCGCCCGACACCGTCCGGCTCCACCGCCACCGCGTGCTCCTTCGCCGTAGAGGACGTGGAAGCCACGGTGGACGAGCTGCGCCAGGCGGGCGTGAAGCTCGAGGACTACGACATCCCCGAGATGGGCATCCAGACGAAGAACGGCGTCGCGTCGATGGGCGACTTCAAGTCCGCGTGGTTCAAGGACCCTTCGGGCAACATCCTGGCCATCGACGACTCCTTCGCCCAGATGGAGCGACGGGGACGGCAGACGCGCACGAATGCACCCTCGGAAGGGCTGCACGCCTGA